ACATCATACGGAGATGCCCATTTCTCCCTCTTTCTTCGCAAGGTGTTTATCAAGGCACTTGGATATTCAGAAGACGCGCTTTCACGTCCAATCGTAGGTATCATCAACACTTTCTCGGGGTTCAATCCCTGCCATGCCAATGTGCCCCAGCTTGTTGAGGCGGCCAAGCGCGGCGTGCAACTTAATGGAGGACTAGCGATAGAATTTCCGACCATCAGTGTTGCCGAGTCATTCTCGCATCCAACCAGCATGTTCCTGCGGAATCTGATGAGCATGGACACGGAGGAGATGATCCGGGCTCAGCCGTTGGATGCTTGTATAATGATCGGGGGTGAGTCCCACTCCATCTATCTAACGTTGAATTTCTGTGATGTGAGAAGAGCCACTGACAGGACCTAAGGTTGTGATAAAACCGTTCCTGCTCAGTTGATGGGTGGCATCTCTGCTAACAAGCCAATCCTCCCACTGATCACCGGTCCAATGATGCCAGGAAGCCACCGCGGTCAGCGCATTGGAGCCTGCACTGATTGCCGAAACAACTGGGCGGCTTTTCGAGCGGGCGAAATTGACATCGAGGAAATCTCGGCCATCAACGAAGAGCTTGCTCCAACGGTACGTGCAGATGCGCTCTCATCGGATAAGGGGCCATGTAGCTCGCTAACCACAATGACTACTCGTTCAGATAGGGACATGCGGTGTCATGGGCACCGCTAGTACAATGGCTTGTGTGACTGCTGCGTTAGGAATGATGCCGCTTCGGGGCGCAACTGCACCGGCGGTATCATCCGCAAGACTACGAATTGCTGAGGAGACTGGCGCAAATTCAGTTGCAATTGCAAAGTCTAAGAGAAAGCCACAAGAAGTGTTGACCAAGGAATCGTTCTGGAATGCCATCACAGTGCTTCAGGCTATCGGGGGTTCGACAAACGCCGTTGTTCACCTGCTCGCTATTGCAAACAGGCATCCAGAACTGCAGGGAGTCATCACTTTAGATACTATTGAGGAGATTGGCCGCAATACCCCACTGTTGATTGATCTCAAGCCGAGTGGAGATAACTATATGAATGATTTTCACAATGCAGGAGGCATGGTGGCGCTGTTGCAGGTGCTTCGCCCCTTGCTCCATCTATCTGCTGTGACAATTACTGGGCAAACTCTTGGCCAAGTCCTCGATGCGTCCCAGTCTAAGCAACTTTCCTTTGCGCAACAGATTATTCGGCCAATGTCGGATCCTTTGTTTCCCGCGTCATCCTTGGCTGTTCTGCGTGGCAATCTTGCCCCAGACGGAGCGGTTCTCAAAGCCTCAGCGTCAAAATATCGGCACTTACTCTCACACACCGGACCGGCTGTAGTATTTGAGAATTCGGCCGACCTTGCTCAGCGAATCGATGATCCAATCCTTGGTGTGACGAAGGATAGTGTGCTGGTCTTGAAAAACATTGGTCCGGTTGGCAATCCTGGTATGCCAGAGGCTGGTCTCATACCGATTCCAAAGAAGTTAGCAGAGGCAGGAGTTAAGGATATGCTACGGCTTTCCGATGGTCGAATGTCAGGGACCGCAGGCGGAACCATTATCCTGCATATCTCGCCTGAAGCTGCGCTGCCAGAGTCGCCATTTGGCGTGGTGGAGACCGGTGACTTGATTATCTGCGATATCGAGACTAGGAGATTGCATTTAGAAGTTTCCGAAGCAGTATTGCAGACTCGAATCAAACGTAGACAGAGTCTTATAGGAGAGTCACGGGCAAGAAAGCAGAGCAGAGGCTACCGCGGGTTGTATGAGCGATCGGTGAATCAGGCACAAGAGGGAGCAGACTTTGATTTTCTAACAGCACGAGGTGCCAGCATGTAGAGTAGAATTTACTTCGGATACAAATTCAATATTCAATGTGACCTTTGATCAGTTGAACCCTGGAATGTCTGGACAAAAGGGGCCCTTACCCTGAGCCCTGAGCCCTATCTTGTTGCCCAATCAGGTTAAATCAATCCAGGCGCGTAACGCGGACGCGTCTGACCTTGTAGATCCCTGGCCATTTGCGATCCAGCAGATTAAGATCGAACGATGCTCTAGAGTTTCT
Above is a window of Penicillium digitatum chromosome 2, complete sequence DNA encoding:
- a CDS encoding Dihydroxy-acid dehydratase, putative, coding for MVEQNPHKDYDLTTPITSTCGLRQGLTSYGDAHFSLFLRKVFIKALGYSEDALSRPIVGIINTFSGFNPCHANVPQLVEAAKRGVQLNGGLAIEFPTISVAESFSHPTSMFLRNLMSMDTEEMIRAQPLDACIMIGGCDKTVPAQLMGGISANKPILPLITGPMMPGSHRGQRIGACTDCRNNWAAFRAGEIDIEEISAINEELAPTIGTCGVMGTASTMACVTAALGMMPLRGATAPAVSSARLRIAEETGANSVAIAKSKRKPQEVLTKESFWNAITVLQAIGGSTNAVVHLLAIANRHPELQGVITLDTIEEIGRNTPLLIDLKPSGDNYMNDFHNAGGMVALLQVLRPLLHLSAVTITGQTLGQVLDASQSKQLSFAQQIIRPMSDPLFPASSLAVLRGNLAPDGAVLKASASKYRHLLSHTGPAVVFENSADLAQRIDDPILGVTKDSVLVLKNIGPVGNPGMPEAGLIPIPKKLAEAGVKDMLRLSDGRMSGTAGGTIILHISPEAALPESPFGVVETGDLIICDIETRRLHLEVSEAVLQTRIKRRQSLIGESRARKQSRGYRGLYERSVNQAQEGADFDFLTARGASM